A genomic window from Levilactobacillus yonginensis includes:
- the rnc gene encoding ribonuclease III, whose amino-acid sequence MIAALNKELEENFDIHFKDQSLLDEAFTQASYVNEHPNQGLKFYERIEFLGDAVMQLVVSNYIFRRYPKMPQGRLTRLRAAMVNEVSFASFARECHFDQYIRLGRGEEKAKARERDSLLCDIFESFIGALYMDQGLDKVVEFVTTVVFPKLDEGRFDEFFDHKTELQELVQKNGPVAIDYRLLDEEGPDNDRAFKVAVYVDDKLLGEGHGHSKKHAEQNAARNALANLK is encoded by the coding sequence GTGATAGCGGCATTAAATAAAGAATTAGAAGAGAACTTTGACATCCATTTCAAAGATCAATCTTTGCTGGACGAAGCATTTACGCAAGCCTCTTACGTGAACGAACATCCTAACCAAGGTTTAAAGTTTTATGAACGAATTGAATTTTTAGGGGATGCGGTGATGCAGTTGGTCGTTTCCAACTATATTTTCCGGCGTTACCCTAAGATGCCTCAGGGGCGTTTGACCCGCCTTCGGGCTGCCATGGTCAATGAAGTCAGCTTCGCTAGTTTTGCTCGCGAATGCCACTTTGATCAGTACATTCGGTTAGGTCGCGGGGAAGAGAAGGCTAAAGCCAGAGAACGTGATTCCCTATTATGTGACATCTTCGAATCTTTTATCGGCGCTCTGTATATGGATCAGGGCTTGGATAAAGTGGTCGAATTTGTGACGACGGTCGTCTTTCCTAAGCTGGATGAAGGCCGGTTTGACGAATTCTTTGACCACAAGACAGAACTACAAGAATTGGTTCAAAAAAACGGGCCAGTGGCCATTGATTACCGGCTCTTGGACGAAGAAGGTCCCGACAATGACCGGGCCTTCAAGGTGGCCGTCTATGTAGATGACAAGCTGTTAGGTGAGGGCCACGGGCACTCCAAAAAACATGCGGAACAAAATGCAGCGCGGAATGCGTTAGCGAATTTGAAGTAG
- the acpP gene encoding acyl carrier protein yields the protein MTRAEIFDKIADIIADRFETDRDAINEQLNFKQDLDADSIDFVEFVLELEDTFGAEISDEDAEKLNTIGEVVDYIEGHQKESK from the coding sequence ATGACAAGAGCAGAAATTTTTGACAAGATTGCCGATATCATTGCTGATCGGTTTGAAACCGACCGCGATGCCATCAACGAACAACTCAACTTCAAGCAGGACTTGGATGCGGATTCTATCGATTTCGTTGAATTCGTTTTGGAACTAGAAGATACGTTTGGAGCCGAGATTTCCGATGAAGATGCTGAAAAGTTGAACACCATTGGCGAAGTGGTAGATTACATCGAAGGCCATCAAAAAGAATCAAAATAA
- the plsX gene encoding phosphate acyltransferase PlsX: MKIAVDAMGGDYAPDEIVKGIELARDAYPDLEFLLYGQEEKVVPLLTDKTRIRLIPAPEVIAMEDEPVRAVRRKKQSSIVLAATAVREGEADAFFSAGNTGAVLAAGLLIVGRIKGIERPGLTTTLPVLRKPDQSSFVMLDVGANADTKPFNVVQYAVMGQYYAQSVMHVANPRVGLLNNGTEADKGDMAHRAIYEALSGMDELNFVGNVESRELLNGAADVVVTDGFTGNATLKAIEGTALSMLKLIKGEIMSGGLGGKLGAGLLKPVFKNVQSAMDYSQYGGAVLLGLKAPVVKTHGSTKAPTVKNTIGQIRELLASHSADQLVTYFADHTDQMAALKESLK, translated from the coding sequence ATGAAAATTGCCGTTGATGCAATGGGCGGTGACTACGCCCCAGATGAAATTGTTAAAGGAATCGAACTTGCTCGGGACGCCTATCCCGACCTAGAATTTTTACTTTATGGACAGGAAGAAAAGGTAGTGCCCCTGTTAACAGATAAGACGCGGATCAGGTTAATTCCGGCACCAGAGGTCATCGCAATGGAAGACGAACCTGTCCGGGCAGTTCGGCGTAAAAAGCAATCTAGTATCGTATTGGCTGCGACAGCTGTTCGGGAAGGCGAGGCGGACGCTTTCTTTTCTGCCGGCAATACCGGAGCTGTCCTGGCGGCAGGGTTGTTGATTGTTGGCAGAATCAAGGGGATTGAACGGCCGGGTCTGACGACCACCCTGCCTGTTTTACGCAAGCCAGATCAGTCTAGTTTTGTGATGTTGGACGTGGGGGCAAACGCTGATACGAAGCCATTTAATGTGGTCCAGTACGCCGTTATGGGTCAGTATTACGCGCAATCTGTCATGCACGTGGCAAATCCACGGGTCGGGCTCTTAAACAACGGAACCGAAGCTGACAAAGGGGATATGGCGCATCGTGCCATCTACGAAGCGCTATCCGGCATGGATGAATTGAACTTCGTTGGAAACGTGGAATCTCGTGAGCTTTTAAATGGCGCTGCCGACGTGGTCGTGACCGATGGGTTCACTGGGAACGCAACGCTTAAGGCCATTGAAGGCACCGCATTGTCTATGCTGAAACTGATCAAGGGTGAAATCATGAGTGGTGGCCTGGGCGGCAAGTTAGGTGCTGGTCTTTTGAAGCCCGTCTTCAAGAACGTGCAGAGTGCCATGGATTACTCACAATATGGTGGTGCTGTTTTGTTGGGACTGAAGGCGCCCGTTGTGAAGACGCATGGGTCAACCAAGGCGCCAACTGTGAAGAATACAATTGGCCAGATTCGTGAGCTTTTGGCTAGCCACAGTGCTGATCAGTTGGTAACTTACTTTGCTGATCATACCGACCAGATGGCTGCACTGAAGGAATCTTTGAAATAG
- the recG gene encoding ATP-dependent DNA helicase RecG has protein sequence MASLSDSVATLAGVGPKRVQALKSLDIENINDLLTYFPFRYEDLEAKDPAELTDQAKVTLKGTVAAMPVLTRFGRKKNRLNFRLLVDEHTIIPVTFFNQPWLKDQLEVGAELVIYGRFDAKRQSLAGMKILASADSGMGSIYPANKEIRQGTVKKLVESAYEDYSPVIVDLIPEALREQYRLLHRRDMIHDMHFPTDDAAAQAARRTAKFEEFYLFELRLQIVRQQDHTLHGQAFHYDLAKLKAFIDSLPYELTAAQKRVVNEICFDLKRPVHMNRLLQGDVGSGKTVVAAIAMYAAITAGAQAALMAPTEILAEQHANNLAKLFADFPVNVALLTGATKTAARKTLLPQIAEGGVDLLIGTHALIQPEVTYHHLGLAVIDEQHRFGVNQRQALREKGQQPDVLAMTATPIPRTLAITAYGEMDVSVINELPAGRQPIKTSWIRSNQVDATLREVKAELSTGSQAYVVTPLIEESEAVDMKNAEAIYARFKEEFEPDYKVGLLHGRMKDDEKNAIMAAFKANEFQVLVATTVIEVGVDVPNATLMIIYDADHFGLSQLHQLRGRVGRGSRASACILIADPKNQLAIERMTTMTSTNDGFVLSQKDLELRGPGDILGRKQSGVPDFKVGDPVADLNILSAAQQAAKETVSSPNWADKDQNLALAAFLSMTAHKNMTMD, from the coding sequence ATGGCAAGTTTAAGCGATAGCGTGGCCACCTTAGCTGGGGTGGGTCCAAAACGCGTTCAGGCGCTGAAGAGTCTGGATATTGAAAATATCAACGATCTTTTGACCTACTTTCCCTTCCGTTATGAGGACTTGGAGGCCAAAGATCCCGCTGAATTGACGGACCAGGCTAAGGTCACCCTCAAGGGAACCGTAGCTGCTATGCCCGTTTTGACGCGATTTGGTCGGAAGAAAAATCGGTTGAATTTTCGGTTACTAGTTGATGAACATACGATTATTCCAGTGACCTTCTTCAACCAGCCCTGGCTTAAGGACCAGTTAGAAGTGGGGGCAGAATTGGTCATCTATGGCCGGTTTGATGCGAAACGGCAGAGTCTGGCGGGAATGAAGATTCTGGCCAGTGCGGACAGCGGGATGGGGTCGATTTATCCAGCCAACAAGGAGATCCGGCAGGGGACCGTCAAAAAACTGGTGGAATCAGCTTATGAAGATTACTCACCAGTGATTGTTGACCTAATTCCGGAGGCCTTGCGTGAGCAATATCGGCTGTTACATCGACGCGATATGATTCACGACATGCATTTTCCAACGGATGATGCGGCGGCTCAAGCGGCTCGGCGAACGGCGAAGTTTGAGGAGTTTTATCTCTTTGAATTACGTCTGCAAATCGTTCGGCAACAAGACCATACGTTACACGGCCAGGCTTTTCACTACGATCTGGCGAAGCTAAAGGCGTTCATTGACTCGCTACCATACGAACTGACCGCGGCGCAGAAGCGCGTGGTCAATGAAATTTGTTTCGACCTGAAGCGTCCCGTTCATATGAATCGGTTGCTACAGGGGGACGTGGGGAGTGGGAAGACCGTGGTAGCTGCCATTGCCATGTACGCCGCCATTACTGCTGGCGCGCAAGCTGCACTGATGGCACCCACAGAAATTTTAGCTGAACAACATGCCAATAATTTAGCTAAGCTGTTTGCGGACTTTCCGGTAAACGTGGCGCTGTTAACGGGGGCCACGAAGACCGCGGCTCGTAAGACGTTGTTGCCCCAGATTGCTGAGGGTGGGGTGGACCTCCTGATTGGGACCCACGCCTTGATTCAACCGGAAGTGACCTATCATCATTTGGGCTTGGCTGTAATTGATGAACAACACCGGTTTGGGGTCAATCAACGGCAAGCCCTGCGAGAAAAGGGCCAGCAGCCGGACGTTTTGGCAATGACGGCGACTCCCATTCCCCGAACACTGGCCATTACGGCCTACGGGGAAATGGACGTGTCAGTCATTAATGAACTGCCAGCTGGTCGGCAACCGATTAAGACGAGTTGGATTCGGAGTAATCAGGTAGACGCCACGTTGCGTGAGGTCAAGGCAGAACTCAGCACAGGGTCCCAGGCCTACGTGGTCACACCACTGATTGAGGAATCTGAAGCCGTTGATATGAAAAATGCGGAGGCCATCTACGCCCGGTTCAAAGAAGAATTTGAGCCCGACTATAAGGTGGGTCTACTACACGGGCGGATGAAAGATGACGAGAAAAATGCCATCATGGCGGCGTTTAAGGCCAATGAGTTCCAAGTATTAGTGGCGACGACCGTGATTGAAGTCGGGGTCGACGTACCGAACGCAACGTTAATGATCATCTACGACGCCGATCACTTTGGTCTCTCACAGTTGCATCAGTTACGTGGCCGGGTTGGTCGGGGTTCACGAGCTTCAGCCTGTATCCTAATTGCTGACCCCAAAAACCAATTGGCCATTGAACGAATGACAACTATGACTAGCACCAACGATGGGTTCGTTCTTTCTCAAAAGGATTTGGAATTACGAGGTCCCGGTGATATTCTGGGAAGAAAGCAGTCCGGGGTGCCTGATTTTAAAGTGGGTGATCCCGTAGCGGACCTCAACATTTTGAGTGCAGCTCAGCAGGCGGCTAAAGAAACAGTGTCGTCACCAAACTGGGCAGATAAGGATCAAAACTTAGCATTGGCGGCCTTCCTCAGCATGACCGCTCACAAAAATATGACGATGGATTAA
- a CDS encoding DAK2 domain-containing protein codes for MKVTEITNLEFGKMVQAASQKLNQNADFINSLNVFPVPDGDTGTNMSLSLQSGAKYERDLGSTAVGALATALAKGLLMGARGNSGVILSQIFRGFSKKLADKQTLTAQDLADGFAAGAETAYKAVMKPTEGTILTVVREGAQAGLNTAKKSDDVLAVMDAVFEAAKAALATTPDLLPVLKQVGVVDSGGQGLTFVLEAFNDSLNGRVAEEGDYKPDDAEMDEMIDATHHQSVQGKLDPNSIKFGYCTEIMVRIGRGKQVDHDFDYDTFYDYLADLGDSLLVVNDDEIVKVHVHTEHPGKVIAWGQEFGDLAKVKVDNMRMQQETIMEHDDTPANSAVATAVAEETPADTAIIAITAGDGLATLFKSLGVTHVVNGGQTMNPSTQDIVDAINQSQAKRAIVLPNNKNIFLAAEQAAKVADVPAVIVHSKTVSQGMTAMLGYNPDAELDENQEAMEDNLSAVKSGQVTHAIRDTQLDGFDIKEGNFMGIVDGTIKVTDADLLTTAVDTVKAMLDDESEIITIIYGADTTAEVAEQLQEQVEALDDDLETEVHEGDQPVYPFLISVE; via the coding sequence TTGAAAGTAACAGAAATTACTAATCTTGAGTTTGGTAAGATGGTCCAAGCCGCCTCGCAAAAACTAAACCAGAATGCCGATTTTATTAACTCACTAAACGTTTTCCCTGTTCCAGATGGGGACACGGGAACCAATATGAGCCTTTCCCTACAGAGTGGGGCCAAGTACGAACGTGACTTGGGCAGCACTGCCGTTGGGGCGTTAGCAACTGCTTTAGCTAAGGGGCTATTGATGGGGGCCCGTGGGAACTCTGGGGTCATTTTGTCCCAGATTTTCCGTGGTTTCTCTAAAAAGTTGGCAGATAAGCAAACCTTAACGGCCCAAGACTTGGCTGATGGCTTCGCAGCAGGTGCAGAAACAGCTTATAAGGCAGTTATGAAACCTACTGAGGGAACTATCCTGACTGTTGTGCGTGAGGGCGCACAGGCCGGCTTAAACACGGCTAAGAAGTCCGACGATGTTTTAGCCGTGATGGATGCCGTCTTTGAAGCGGCCAAAGCTGCCTTGGCAACGACGCCAGACTTACTTCCCGTCTTGAAGCAAGTCGGTGTGGTCGATTCCGGTGGTCAAGGGCTGACCTTTGTTTTGGAAGCCTTCAATGACTCCCTGAACGGTCGTGTTGCTGAAGAGGGCGACTACAAGCCTGACGACGCTGAAATGGATGAAATGATCGATGCAACCCACCACCAAAGTGTGCAAGGAAAGCTCGATCCTAACAGCATCAAATTCGGTTACTGTACCGAAATCATGGTCCGTATCGGCCGCGGTAAGCAAGTCGATCACGATTTTGATTACGATACTTTCTACGATTACTTGGCTGACTTAGGTGATTCTTTACTGGTTGTTAACGATGACGAAATCGTCAAGGTTCACGTCCACACGGAACACCCTGGTAAAGTGATTGCTTGGGGCCAAGAATTTGGTGATTTAGCTAAGGTCAAGGTCGACAATATGCGGATGCAACAGGAAACCATCATGGAACACGATGATACGCCTGCTAACTCTGCAGTGGCTACAGCAGTTGCTGAAGAAACACCTGCTGATACAGCCATCATTGCCATCACTGCTGGTGACGGGTTAGCGACGTTGTTCAAGAGCTTAGGTGTGACCCACGTAGTTAACGGTGGTCAGACCATGAATCCAAGTACTCAGGACATCGTGGATGCCATCAACCAAAGCCAGGCTAAGCGGGCCATTGTATTGCCTAACAATAAGAACATTTTCTTAGCTGCCGAACAAGCAGCCAAGGTTGCCGATGTGCCAGCCGTCATTGTGCATTCTAAGACGGTTTCACAAGGGATGACAGCTATGCTGGGGTACAACCCAGATGCCGAGTTAGACGAAAACCAAGAAGCAATGGAAGACAACTTGTCAGCTGTTAAGAGCGGTCAGGTAACGCACGCCATTCGTGACACCCAACTTGATGGGTTTGACATCAAGGAAGGCAACTTCATGGGAATCGTTGATGGTACGATTAAAGTAACCGACGCGGATCTTCTGACCACGGCGGTCGACACGGTCAAGGCCATGCTCGATGATGAAAGTGAAATTATAACGATTATTTATGGTGCCGATACGACGGCTGAGGTTGCGGAGCAATTGCAAGAACAGGTCGAGGCACTGGATGATGACTTAGAAACAGAAGTTCATGAAGGGGACCAACCGGTTTACCCATTCTTGATTTCGGTTGAATAA
- a CDS encoding Asp23/Gls24 family envelope stress response protein, with amino-acid sequence MAVKIKTQYGTIDITNEVIATVVGGAATDNYGVVGMASKNQIRDNVNDILRRENYARGVVVRQEENGVAIDVFVIVSYGTKISEVSRNVQSKVKYNLETMLGVNANSVNVIVQGVRVLAD; translated from the coding sequence ATGGCCGTAAAGATTAAGACTCAGTACGGAACAATTGATATCACGAATGAAGTGATTGCGACCGTAGTTGGGGGTGCCGCGACTGATAATTATGGTGTCGTGGGCATGGCAAGCAAAAATCAAATCCGTGACAACGTTAATGATATTTTACGGCGGGAGAACTACGCCCGCGGTGTTGTTGTGCGACAGGAAGAAAATGGCGTGGCAATTGACGTCTTCGTTATCGTCAGCTACGGAACCAAGATTTCTGAAGTATCACGGAACGTTCAATCTAAAGTTAAATATAACCTGGAAACAATGCTGGGCGTCAACGCGAACTCAGTAAATGTTATTGTTCAAGGGGTGCGGGTGTTGGCTGATTAG
- the rpmB gene encoding 50S ribosomal protein L28, giving the protein MAKDFINGKRTRFGNKRSHALNSSRRAWKPNLQKVRILVDGKPKKVWVSARTLKSGNVTRV; this is encoded by the coding sequence ATGGCAAAGGATTTTATCAACGGTAAGCGGACGCGCTTCGGTAACAAGCGTTCCCACGCTTTAAATTCATCTCGTCGCGCTTGGAAGCCGAACTTACAAAAGGTTCGCATCTTAGTGGACGGTAAGCCGAAGAAGGTTTGGGTTTCTGCCCGGACTCTGAAATCAGGTAATGTAACCCGCGTTTAG
- a CDS encoding thiamine diphosphokinase, translated as MPRGGTFNLLVGGPKANWPADFAENIVGPWIGVDRGTLRLIDNNVQPVAAIGDFDSLAAPELQRVRRNVKDIRQSQPEKDFTDTQMAVSVAFNDYAAERVDIYGATGGRIDHFLANLFLVLEPQFKAYASQIRLIDKQNTISFYLPGHYTLEKEPDKNYLAFIPLTPIDHLSLINEKYQLHNEPIPYPISFASNEFVGKTGEFQFDTGLLCVIQSCDTYEARHE; from the coding sequence ATGCCACGGGGCGGAACGTTTAATCTACTCGTGGGCGGTCCCAAGGCCAATTGGCCGGCCGACTTCGCTGAGAATATCGTTGGCCCCTGGATTGGCGTTGACCGGGGGACGTTACGGTTGATCGACAATAATGTTCAACCGGTGGCTGCTATTGGGGACTTTGATTCCTTGGCGGCACCGGAGTTGCAACGGGTGCGACGGAATGTGAAAGACATTCGGCAATCTCAACCTGAAAAAGACTTTACGGATACCCAAATGGCGGTCTCAGTTGCATTTAACGACTATGCCGCTGAACGGGTAGACATCTACGGTGCCACTGGTGGTCGAATCGACCATTTTCTAGCCAACCTGTTTTTGGTGTTGGAACCGCAGTTTAAGGCTTATGCCAGTCAGATTCGGCTGATCGATAAGCAAAATACGATTTCGTTCTACCTACCTGGTCATTACACGTTGGAGAAGGAGCCAGATAAAAACTATCTGGCATTCATTCCCTTAACACCCATTGACCACTTAAGCCTGATCAATGAAAAGTACCAGCTACACAATGAGCCGATTCCGTATCCAATTTCGTTTGCTAGCAATGAGTTTGTGGGTAAGACTGGTGAATTTCAGTTTGACACCGGGTTGCTCTGCGTCATTCAGAGCTGTGATACTTACGAAGCGCGACATGAATAA
- the rpe gene encoding ribulose-phosphate 3-epimerase, with amino-acid sequence MIKVAPSILSADYVNLQPDIEKVDQAGAEVLHIDIMDGNFVPALSYGPGWVKAIRPITKMVLDVHMMVQNPERYVEDFAKAGADIIGVHVEATPHIHRALQMIQNAGATPEVVINPGTPVSAIVPVLDMVGQVLVMTVNPGFGGQKFLQSTVSKIAELDAIKKEKGYDFDIEVDGGVNDQTVVDCAKAGATVAVAGSYVFNADDPAARIKALKDATK; translated from the coding sequence ATGATTAAAGTAGCGCCTTCAATTTTAAGTGCCGATTACGTCAATTTACAACCAGATATCGAAAAGGTGGACCAAGCTGGAGCAGAGGTCTTACACATCGACATCATGGACGGTAACTTCGTCCCTGCATTGTCTTACGGTCCAGGCTGGGTCAAGGCGATTCGGCCAATCACGAAGATGGTCTTAGACGTTCACATGATGGTTCAAAACCCAGAACGTTACGTTGAAGACTTTGCCAAGGCTGGTGCTGATATTATCGGTGTCCACGTTGAAGCGACGCCACACATTCACCGGGCTTTACAAATGATCCAAAACGCTGGTGCTACCCCAGAAGTCGTCATCAACCCTGGGACGCCAGTTTCCGCCATCGTGCCAGTCTTAGACATGGTTGGCCAAGTCTTGGTCATGACTGTTAACCCCGGTTTTGGTGGTCAGAAGTTCTTACAAAGCACTGTTTCCAAGATTGCTGAATTAGACGCAATCAAGAAGGAAAAAGGCTATGACTTCGATATCGAAGTTGATGGTGGGGTCAACGACCAGACCGTTGTTGACTGTGCCAAGGCTGGTGCGACCGTTGCAGTGGCTGGTTCATACGTCTTCAACGCAGACGATCCAGCTGCTCGAATCAAAGCTTTAAAGGACGCAACGAAGTAA